The sequence CCCTGGGAAGAGGGGGACAGGAGGGTCACTGCGAGGTGCCACCTGTTAGCACGGACACTGGCAGCCGCATACACAGCCAAGGGCCAAGGAGCCGAGGTCCGGCTCCGAAGGACCTCAGCGTGGAGAGCAGAGACCTCACCCCAGCTCCGACCCCAGAATAGACCACCCCAGACCGGACGGGCCCGGGACGGTCAGTGAGGCCGGGGGCTCGTGGGGGGCTTGGAAAGCCAGTCCCCAGGCCGGGGTGGGCCCATCCCTCCGGGCCAGGGCTCACCTTCGGCGGCGGGCCCGCAGGCGAAGAGCGGCGCGGGCGAGGCGCGGGGCTTGGGCGGCagcgcggcgggcggcgggcacACGCACTCGCCGGGCAGCAGCGACTGCAGGCCGCGCACCACGTGGTACTTGGGCAGCTCGAAGGCCCGGCGGAAGGCGGGCGCCGGCGGCTCGGCGTCGGGTCGCGGCCGCTTGGGCAGCGGCTCTCCGGGCTCGGCGGCGGGGCGTCCGCTCTGGGGGTCGCGGCCCCGCGGTGCCCAGGGGCGCTCCGCACAGCCGTTGGCGGCGCCGGGGCCCGACGGGGCGGAGGCGCCGGGCGCCCGGGGCTTGGCCTCgggcctcctgcccctctccgGGAGGGCTGGCTCGGCCTGCCGGGCGGCCCCCTGCGCCCCGCCCGGCTGCGGGTGCAGGTGCTGGTGCGGCGGCCGGGGCGCCTTCAGGTTGCTGGGCGCTAAAGTGCTGGGGTCGAGccccgggggcggcgggggcctgGCGGGCGCGGCGGGGCCCGGCTTCCCGCGGTCGCGGTCGGCGGGTGCGGCCTTGGCAGGCGGCGCGGGCGCGGGCCGGGCCCGGGGCTTGGGGAAGTGCGCCAGCGGGGCCACGTCCTTCCCCAGCAGCGCGGGCGGGCAGCCCGTGCGCCGGCTGCGCAGCAGGGACTTGCTCCGGCAGTTTTTGTGGATGTCGGGATTGTATTTGTGCTCCAGCCTCTGGTGCATCATCAAAACCTCGGGATAAAAGGTCTTGAAGGTACAAAACGGGCAGGTGATCCCTGGGATTAAACTCTTGCTCAGAGAAATGGCCGGGCAGCCGTGAAGCGCTCCGAGGGACAGGTTCAGAGGTTTCTCCTGACAGTCCCCGCCGGGCTTGTGCTTGCCGTCGGCCACCGTCCCCGCCGGCTTCTCCCTGGGGCTGCCGCCAGCACCGTGGGCCGCACTGCCGTCCACGCGCGCAGGGACCCCCGCCTCCTCCCGACACGCCGGCTCCGGGGGCTGAGGGTCACCTGGCGCCCTCTTCTGCAACACGTCCAAGTACGAGGGGGCAGGCGCTTTGCCCATTTTCTCAGTACTgtcatcagttgcatttttattgaAATCCTGAGTATCTCGGTGTACTGGTGAGAGGACAGCGTTGCCCAGAACATTCTGAAAGGTAGAGGCCATCCCCTTAAGTTGCTTTGAAGGTGGGCTGCCTTTAACATCTTTGGCACCAtcaaaaaatcttttcaaatttttggtTTGCGCACCATCAGCGGCTAGTAGTGCATCTTCGGTCTCCTGGTTTTTCCCATCGGTCTTGACTTCGGCGGCAATATCGATCTGCTTGTCCTTGTGATGTCTCTCCAAGTGATACCGCAGAGACGTCTTCTGCGCTGCAGCATAGTCACAGAATTCACATTTGTATGGTTTTTCACCTGAAACAAGAAATGCCGCTGTGTCACACACGGGGTCAtgaaaaacatcaaaatccatCTTTGGAAACTAAAATTAACTGCCAGGAGGGAATATAATATAGGGTCTTaacttttcccttctctctctacaaATCTGCGTATCCAGGATTTTTCTCAAGTTGCTCACTTAATCACCCTTACTCTACTGAATACTTGAAAATGCAAATACATGTCTTCGACTTTTTTAAACATAGcacattttaaacttatttaaccTTCATCATAGCCCTATGGCACAGGGTATCATTATCCTTTTACAGCTAGGAAGACTGGGCACAGAAGGGCTGCACAGCCAGTGAGTGGAAGACAGACCGTTCAAGTCTGCCCAGCCTCCGGAACCGTAACTATGTTACAGCCGCTTCTAAAcctaaagaaaatactgaatacATTCTCATTGCCTTCTAAATCATAACAGTTAATATAGAAGCAGCTGTGGCATTAAAAAACATTGAAGAGGTTTTAATAAGATAAGAGGATAGATACAGTAGTCAGAAACTAAGTAAGAAACTAACTTCAAAACAGAAATAGTTCAAGTTACACGGACACTAACAGACTTAAAATGAGAGCTGCCATCAACATACTACACACTTACTATTAAACTATTGCAGAGGCCTAACAGAATATTTGAACAATATAAAAAGAAGCCAAGACACAAAGCTACATCGTAATTCTTTGAGCTAGTAAGAATTAAGAAAATCTAGGAAGTTCCTTACCTGTATGCGTTCTGAGATGAATATTGAGGTAATAATTTGAACGGAAAAACTTCCCACAATAACTACATTCTCTTGAGGATGTaagatgctttatttttcctccatcatcatttttatcttaaagcagaaacaaaaaatatttctgtaagaaGACAGCTCAAGTACACAAGTAAGACAAGGTGACATCAAGTGTTCTtgattttttcaaacttttttttggaaagcagaaaataatttttgtatcaGTGCTGGGGTACATCAGAAAGGACAGAACACACCACATGCTATTTTGAGACTGACTGAAGTTTTGGAAGCTTTTTATAACACGTGTGTCCTgtttctaggttttgtttttgttttctgagtacGGCAGAATTTGGTGTCCCGGGTTCAGTCCTTCCTTTGCCTCAATCACAGGAAAGATCGTAACAGACTGACATGCAAGGGCAACTTTCTGTTCTCCCAGCATGTCTGCAACAAGCAGGAACCGGCAGACTAAAGCTGGACCTACAGACACTGGCTGGGATAACCCAGTGCTTCGGGATAACTGATTTAGAAAACTCAGCCAATTGAAATTGCCAATTTCCCCAACCaccagggaaaagaagtctgtctTAAGATTGGGCCAGCTACCACTAGAGGGTAGCAAGCACAActtaatctttaaagaaaataaaaggtctgGGCTCTAGGTCAAATGCCTAAGAAAGTTTGTCAAAATTTAGCACGCTTTGGAAAGCAAAGTGTATCATTCACAAGCACTCACATGGCCAAAAATAAATGTGAGATCAATCAAAATCTGTGCCCAAATGACAAGGGCCTAAACCATATACTTCAATCTCTGCAACAACCGGGCCGGTGTATCTGGGCTGCAACACAGTGAAGGCCCGCGGGGGACACTAATGACAGGAGGATTACACCCGCCactacccaccaccagcctcggAAAGACCGTGACATCTGCTACAGTGAAGATACCCGCTCCCATAAAAATGACTTGTTAAGAGTTCTAGATAAACCTCCTCTTACCGAAGACTATTACATGCACCACAACGAGGACCAGGAAGTGGAGTCATCTCTTAAAATTGAGCAAAACCAAACTGGCTCTTTTGCCTTGAAAACTGTTAATTCCAACTAAAAAGGCCTCTTTTCCCTGTTCCTTCCCCCATTTTGCATTTTAGACTATGTAGATctagtttataaattttaaaacgcAGCTTAGCAGCCAACCATGGGCAGCCTCCAATACAACAGACAGGACTGCATGATCCCCTCCCTGAACTCCCCCCCACAGGAGGCAACCACCACTAAACACCTCTAAACACCGTAAACAGGCAGAGACAACCACTGATGGTGAAGACTTAAAAAACAATCACATGAACAACCACTATTAAACCTACTATGaagttgaacaaataaataacaatttatattgttataaatatacaataagtatacaacaataaaaacaattgtCTTTTGATCCTATAAAGTCAATCTCAAGAAAGCCAGGTTGATAGtaaataaaaggaagataaaTCTAAACCACCACATTGTAATACAAACTTAGGAAAATCAATTCTCTAAATACAGAAGGCCCAGCTTTGTCTTACAATCACACCCATCGAGCTGAATTTGAACCTACTGCAATTTCCTACTCCCTAGTATGTGTCAGGATTTATGGTATGTTGCATCATATCCAGAAAGTTATGACATGCATCTGTTTGAACATAAAGGACATGAAATGTCCACATATACCTGGTCCCTGCTCTTTGGGCTTTGCCTCTGATTTTATAGTTCCTACGAGGACTGCAAACTTTTTATCAAGAGGCTGCTGAAATTATCCTTGGGAGGTGGAATACGAGGGTCGATGAACCAATTTTGcgaacagagagaagaaatcagGGCAAAGAAAGGTTAAGCAACATGTAATCAGCCACAGAACAATGCAGTGGCAGAACCAGACTAAGGGCAAGTCGTGGCGCTCCCAGCTACGGGCATTCTATCCGCCTGACGACCAAGATTGCCACCTGATTCTTCTGCCCACACCACCTACTGGCAGAAGGAAACCAGCCATCTCCTTTCTTTCAGGGCAACAGGGCAGCTCACAGACCCAACCATCTCCCCATTACGGCATGTCCCTGAACGAGAATGACACTACTAGGAACCACGGTGAAGACAACAGGCCTGTGTTCAAGGCCTTTGTTCTATGAGGTCATGAAGACCCTATAATAGGGTTTTCTAGATTTCTGAAGACTGCAGTATCCTAAGTGCTAAGGTTTCCTGTGTTCCCTGAAACTCAAGACATCCTAAAATCCTCATCAGGAACATCATCCTTTGTGTGATGGCAAAAAGGACCTGACACTGTTTGGAGCATGAAGAGTCCAGGGTACGACGTGGTCAAATTCACCTTGAGTCTCACACCCGAGTTCGCACAAGCCAGCCGCATACCATCAAGCTACAGTCAAAGAAGGCAGCGGCGTCTGCTTCAACCAAAGACCACTTTTGTGAATGGTGACATCCCTCTTAGACTGAGTCACGTTCCCACCATTCAGTTGGGTGGCCTCAACTGATGCAAGGAATTCTTTTAACTGCCTTCAAGGAGCCAAGCCTTTAttcaaacaaaatattatttaacagacagaagcACCTCTGGTTCAAGTGCAGATAGGCAAGACCTAAAACACAGCAGGGGGATCCTCTGCCTTGGATAAGTCCCCAGGTCTCAAGAGATGAGaggtcccagggcacctgggtggctcagtccttaagcagctgccttcagctcaagtcataatcccagggccctgggatggagccccacatcaggctccctgctcagcaggcagcctacttctccctctcccactccccctgcttgtgttccctctctcgctgtctctgtcaaataaataaataaaaccttaaaaaaaaaaaaaaaagaaaagaaaagaaaaagaaagttcctgAGCTTCCAGCCATTATGTCCTCTAAAAGCCATTCATACAAGACAAATCTGACTGAGCACTTGAGATGCCTTTAAACCATCTTTGCTGCGTTCAGTCCTTTTATTTTACACACAAATGCTCTTAGTTCCCGAGCTGTTAACAAACACTAGCCTGGCAGACATAAAGAGGACAGGGTACCAGGTAGCATCAGTTTCTCTAAAGATACCCTTGCTCTGGCTGAGAATCATTCCCGGTTCCTTCTGTGGCCACGAGAGCACCGTGCGGAGGAGGAAGCGCAGGAGAGCTGGGTCTGGGAGCACAGGGTCGTGGGTCTGCGGGTCGCATGTAAGGACAAACCCTGAAGCCAAGACCACCGGCACCGGGGCCACACACTCGCGGGCTGGGGGCCGCCCGGCCGCGGTCGGAGGTTCGGCATCCCTGgtaccccctccccccgggtGTCAGCCGCACACACACTAACACGACCGGGACACCCAAAATTCTTCTAGACACCGCCAGATTCCACTGGGGGCAAAACCGCCCCAGGTCGGAACCACGGCCCCGGACCGATGCGCGAGGGAGGCCGCTGTGAGGCTGGCGTGGCCGCCGGGACCAAAGACAGCGCAACAGCAGGTTCAGAGCGGGAAGAAACCCGGGGAAGAATCACGGCCCTGAGAGCTGCGGGGCTCGCGACGGGCGGGCGACCCTGGGCGACCCCAGCGGCCCGGgcgtcccccccccacccccggccggcccggcccggcccggcccggcccggcccgcgaTCTCTGCGACGGGCGCAGGGGCTTACCCAGATGGAGCCCCTCGGGAAGGCCGTCCTCGGAGCCGTCTTCGGAGCCGCCCTCCCGCTCGACGGCTCCGCTCTCGTCCAGGCCGGCGGGCAGGTCGGGGGAGCAGGTCCTGGGCTGCCGGCCGTCGGCGGCCATGGGGGGCGACTCGGCGTCGGCCCGGCGCTCCTTCTTGTGCACGCGCGAGTGCAGCACCAGCTGGTGGTAGGTCCGGAAGGCTTTGCCGCACTCGGCGCAGTGCGTCGGCTTCTCCTTGCTGCCCGACAGCTTCGGCTCGGCCTCCGCCGAAGGCACTTCGCCGCCGCCGGCTCTGGGCTTCTCCTTGTCCTGTGCGAGGCCGGCGCAGCCGCCGCGGCCCGCCCGGGCCCTCCCCGCGCCGTCGGCGTGGCTCTTGCCGGCGCCCCAGATCTCCAGCAGCTCCTCCTTCTCCGAGCACGAGTCGTCGTTGTCGGTGCTGCCGTCCTGGCCCGGCTGCTCCTTCACCTCGCGGCACACGGCCACCTTCCCTTTGGTCGCCAGCTGCCAGGCCTGGTAGGTGGTGAACGGGTCGAGCTGAGGTATCCATTTCGGGGGCCTGCGGCCGCTCTCGGGGTGCGAGGCGGGCCTCAGCCTCAGGAACTGCAGGAGCTCGTCCCCCGGGGGCGCCGTCCCCCCCGGCGGGGCGTCCGCGCGGGGCCCGGCGGCGGCCCCAGAAGCCGGCTCTTTGGTGTGCATTTTCCTGTGCTCGAGGAGGCTCTCCTTATCCGGAAAGAGGAAGCCACAAACCATGCAGATTTTGTAAGGAGAGGCGAGGCTCTCGGCCGCGGGCTCCTGCACCACCTCGTTGATGGTGGCCGGGCTCTCGGCGCCCTGCTGCACGCGGCTCTTGGCGCCCGCCTTGCCCGTGTGCGTCCGCATGTGGTTTTtcaggaaccagggctccttgaaCCTTCTCCCGCACACGCTGCACCCGTACGTGAAAGAGTCCTTGTGTTTCTTCATGTGGATCTCGACGTCGAAAGCCACTCTGAAGGTCTGCCCGCACACTTCACAgctaaattcttcattttctttacaatTCTTGTCCTTGGGAGGCTCTGCTCTCACTTGACTTTTATCGAGGGGACTGAGATACTCCGCTTCCACGCGCAGGACCGCGGGCTCACAGAGGATCGGCCGATGTTGCATTAAGACGTGTTTGTTAAGGTCTTCTGAGTGTGTGAAGGTCTGATTGCAAAACATGCAGTCCAAGGGCATATATCCTTCTATTTGGATTATGTTTTTCTCCTGCGTCGCTCTGAAAGGAACGGTGCTGGTCCCTTTTATCGACACGGCATCATCCAGCTCCGTCTGGGTGCCAAGGGGACTGCCGATCACTTCTGGTCCATCCATATACACCAACAGGGACTGAGTTGGCATGTTTCCTGGCACTTTAGGATTGTATATAAAATTAGAATCCGGTGGAGGAATTTCTGGAATTGGGATAAGGCCACTTGTTAAGACTTGTCACTcacacccccagcagccctgcacTTAGCActagaacaaatatttgttataaaagtTCAAACGAAAGTATATATTCCTGCAGCTTCTTATCTTCAGAAGTCATAGGAAGCTCGGTGACAGAGCCTCTCACTGGTTCTTTCCACACACAAGGCAGACAGACTCCCCAACGCTTTGATTCAAATATGAGTCAGCACAAAGCATTAATTCTCTTTGTCTCCACTGAGTGAGTGATTCAATTGAGCAAGAAGTCAATTCAAGTCCCCAGCAACCTGGAGACAAGGGATTTCCAAAacctagagggggaaaaaaaagcacagaaatggtTAGCTGCAGCCAGGGGAAAGAGAAGCCTGGTGTGGACGAGTCACAGCTGGTCTGCTCGGAGCAGTTAGAAGGCACCCAGGTCATCTGCAGCTCTGTTAACCAATACAGTGCGTGTCCCACACGCTAGTTAATTAAATCATTAGCATTTTATCCAATCAGTACACTTAGCAAATCGCTAGATTTTCATCCAGTTAAGAAACTTAACACGTGGTCCTTGGAAGATTTCAATCTATAATGTAAAGATTCAGAGCAGAAACTGTTAAATTCAACAGAATACATAGTAAATGCCAACACTACCAGTCACATGTGTATCCTTATAAACAGACACCGACTGCGAAAAATGACAATTACAGCACttgaagtaaaactttaaaagccAGAACTTCCAACTGTCTTACTTACAGTCAAGAAACACGAATGCCAAAATGCACCTTTGAAGCTTACGCATGCGCCtgccaaccacacacacacacacacacacacacacacacacacaacacaggaACCTTCCCCAAAATCCATGTTCAATGACTACAGAACACCTCGGGATAATGCTCATCTTGGCCAAGAGCAACCTTCCTCATTTTGGCTCACAGATATTCTAACCCTCAACCAACCGGCTGCCCAAATTCCCAGTTTGCTTGTAACAACTTTCTGCCTTCAACAAACCTCAGGGTTGGGCTTCCCTGTCCacacaataaataagaaaatacatacacaaagCTACTTTGTGaatatacactttaaataaaatCCTCCACACCACCAGCTCAACAAGGCTCAGTCTTCAATCAGAAAACGGGTCCTCCCGTTTTTTTTAACCCACCTTTCCCAGTACGCACTGGCCCGCTGAAAAATGGACTATGACTCTATTTAGCTCTGCAGACTAAGATTTAGAAGCTAATTTTCATTCTTGAAGAAGAATTAACCTCCAAAAATCCAATACCACTCCCCCAACACACCTTTCTGGCAAGCACagaattggtttttaaaatttctcaactACTTTAACTGAGGTCTGTTCATTCTccccagcaaaacaaaaagacttgCAAACTACTCCCACCACCTTCAGCTTTACTTtcttctctccacttcctcagAGCAAGGGCCTCTAGGCTCAGAGAAGACAAGGAAacatt comes from Mustela nigripes isolate SB6536 chromosome 7, MUSNIG.SB6536, whole genome shotgun sequence and encodes:
- the ZNF217 gene encoding zinc finger protein 217, producing QVLTSGLIPIPEIPPPDSNFIYNPKVPGNMPTQSLLVYMDGPEVIGSPLGTQTELDDAVSIKGTSTVPFRATQEKNIIQIEGYMPLDCMFCNQTFTHSEDLNKHVLMQHRPILCEPAVLRVEAEYLSPLDKSQVRAEPPKDKNCKENEEFSCEVCGQTFRVAFDVEIHMKKHKDSFTYGCSVCGRRFKEPWFLKNHMRTHTGKAGAKSRVQQGAESPATINEVVQEPAAESLASPYKICMVCGFLFPDKESLLEHRKMHTKEPASGAAAGPRADAPPGGTAPPGDELLQFLRLRPASHPESGRRPPKWIPQLDPFTTYQAWQLATKGKVAVCREVKEQPGQDGSTDNDDSCSEKEELLEIWGAGKSHADGAGRARAGRGGCAGLAQDKEKPRAGGGEVPSAEAEPKLSGSKEKPTHCAECGKAFRTYHQLVLHSRVHKKERRADAESPPMAADGRQPRTCSPDLPAGLDESGAVEREGGSEDGSEDGLPEGLHLDKNDDGGKIKHLTSSRECSYCGKFFRSNYYLNIHLRTHTGEKPYKCEFCDYAAAQKTSLRYHLERHHKDKQIDIAAEVKTDGKNQETEDALLAADGAQTKNLKRFFDGAKDVKGSPPSKQLKGMASTFQNVLGNAVLSPVHRDTQDFNKNATDDSTEKMGKAPAPSYLDVLQKRAPGDPQPPEPACREEAGVPARVDGSAAHGAGGSPREKPAGTVADGKHKPGGDCQEKPLNLSLGALHGCPAISLSKSLIPGITCPFCTFKTFYPEVLMMHQRLEHKYNPDIHKNCRSKSLLRSRRTGCPPALLGKDVAPLAHFPKPRARPAPAPPAKAAPADRDRGKPGPAAPARPPPPPGLDPSTLAPSNLKAPRPPHQHLHPQPGGAQGAARQAEPALPERGRRPEAKPRAPGASAPSGPGAANGCAERPWAPRGRDPQSGRPAAEPGEPLPKRPRPDAEPPAPAFRRAFELPKYHVVRGLQSLLPGECVCPPPAALPPKPRASPAPLFACGPAAEGKRPVSYQHLSSSMLQKRNYENFIGNAHYRPNDKKT